A genomic region of Staphylococcus roterodami contains the following coding sequences:
- the pflA gene encoding pyruvate formate-lyase-activating protein codes for MLKGHLHSVESLGTVDGPGLRYILFTQGCLLRCLYCHNPDTWKINEPSREVTVDEMVNEILPYKPYFDTSGGGVTVSGGEPLLQMPFLEKLFAELQENGVHTCLDTSAGCANDTKAFQRHFEELQRHTDLILLDIKHIDNEKHIKLTGKPNTHILNFARKLSDMKQPVWIRHVLVPGYSDDKEDLIKLGEFINSLDNVEKFEILPYHQLGVHKWKTLGIAYELEDVEAPDDEAVKAAYRYVNFKGKIPVEL; via the coding sequence ATGCTAAAGGGACACTTACATTCTGTCGAAAGTTTGGGTACTGTCGACGGTCCGGGATTAAGATATATATTATTTACACAAGGATGCTTACTTCGATGCTTGTATTGTCACAATCCAGATACTTGGAAAATCAATGAGCCATCAAGAGAAGTTACAGTTGATGAAATGGTGAATGAAATTTTACCATACAAACCATACTTTGATACATCAGGTGGTGGTGTAACAGTGAGTGGTGGCGAACCATTATTACAAATGCCATTCTTAGAAAAACTGTTTGCAGAGTTACAAGAAAATGGTGTGCACACTTGCTTAGATACGTCAGCTGGTTGTGCCAATGATACTAAAGCGTTTCAAAGGCATTTTGAAGAATTGCAAAGACATACAGACTTAATATTGTTAGATATTAAACATATCGATAATGAAAAACATATCAAATTGACAGGAAAGCCTAATACACACATCCTTAACTTCGCGCGCAAACTGTCAGATATGAAACAACCTGTGTGGATTCGTCATGTCCTTGTGCCGGGGTATTCTGATGATAAAGAAGATTTAATTAAACTAGGTGAATTTATTAATTCTCTAGATAACGTCGAAAAGTTTGAAATTCTACCATATCATCAGTTAGGTGTTCATAAGTGGAAGACATTGGGTATTGCATATGAATTAGAAGATGTAGAAGCGCCCGATGATGAAGCTGTTAAAGCAGCCTACCGTTATGTTAATTTCAAAGGGAAAATTCCCGTTGAATTATAA
- a CDS encoding acyl-CoA dehydrogenase family protein: MTFEKEKVLKSLFPEDVLSIAKGLTDGEVEFLQQVDNLLESKYRPDINQHWIDATVPEDYFKDLGELNYFNNPLLYKDRPNAKMPSQLFQFFMSYLLARFDISLATLLGVHQGLGHNTFFFGGSKEQIAKYVPKLQSHELRTCFALTEPEHGSDVAGGLETVAERQGDTWVINGEKKWIGGAHVSDVIPVFAVNKETGKPHCFVVRPEQDGVDIEVIDNKIALRIVPNALIKLTNVKVDEADRLQNITSFKDIAKILYSTRAGVAYMATGGMAGALRATLDYVTERKQFGKPISKYQLIQEKLAMMQGNLAQAMATCAQLANMQAHGEYDEVATSTAKMMNALRLRETVAMGRGITGGNGILADDYDIARFFSDAEAIYTYEGTHEINALVIGRALTGDSAFV; encoded by the coding sequence ATGACATTTGAAAAAGAAAAAGTCTTAAAATCATTATTCCCTGAAGATGTGCTTAGTATTGCTAAAGGTTTAACAGACGGTGAAGTTGAATTTTTACAACAAGTTGACAATTTACTTGAAAGTAAATATCGACCAGATATCAATCAACATTGGATAGACGCCACAGTACCTGAAGATTATTTTAAAGATTTAGGAGAATTAAATTACTTTAATAACCCATTACTTTATAAAGATAGACCAAATGCCAAAATGCCGAGTCAACTATTTCAATTTTTCATGTCTTATCTACTCGCTCGTTTTGACATTTCACTCGCAACCCTACTCGGTGTTCACCAAGGTTTGGGGCATAACACTTTCTTTTTCGGGGGTAGCAAAGAACAAATCGCGAAATATGTACCAAAATTACAGTCTCATGAATTGCGTACATGCTTTGCATTAACAGAACCTGAGCATGGCTCTGACGTTGCAGGAGGCTTAGAAACAGTCGCAGAACGTCAAGGTGACACTTGGGTTATTAATGGCGAAAAGAAATGGATTGGTGGTGCACATGTTTCTGACGTAATCCCTGTATTCGCTGTAAATAAGGAGACAGGCAAACCACATTGCTTTGTTGTCAGACCAGAGCAAGATGGTGTGGATATTGAAGTCATTGATAACAAAATTGCCCTTCGTATCGTACCTAACGCACTAATTAAATTAACTAATGTCAAAGTAGATGAAGCAGATCGCTTACAAAACATAACAAGCTTTAAAGACATTGCTAAAATCCTTTATTCAACACGAGCAGGTGTCGCATATATGGCTACGGGTGGTATGGCTGGTGCACTACGTGCCACATTAGATTATGTCACTGAGCGTAAGCAATTCGGCAAACCAATTAGTAAATATCAGTTAATACAAGAAAAGCTAGCAATGATGCAAGGTAATTTAGCTCAAGCAATGGCAACATGTGCTCAATTAGCTAACATGCAAGCACATGGTGAATATGATGAAGTTGCAACTTCTACAGCTAAAATGATGAATGCATTACGTTTACGCGAGACGGTAGCAATGGGACGAGGCATTACAGGTGGCAACGGTATTCTTGCCGATGATTATGATATTGCACGTTTCTTCTCCGATGCAGAAGCAATTTACACATACGAAGGTACTCATGAAATTAATGCATTAGTAATTGGACGTGCCTTAACTGGTGATTCTGCATTTGTTTAA
- a CDS encoding complement inhibitor SCIN, with protein sequence MTTHMKIKNYLVTGIKAALLDTTGITLTRKSETTAHTYQHQALVDQLHTLITNTDINKLAHLHLDAYQKRDIMAAHYIAKSAIRTKNLDQMTKAKYRLENIYSSLTNNVQSNSL encoded by the coding sequence ATGACAACACACATGAAAATCAAAAATTATTTAGTAACTGGCATTAAAGCTGCACTCCTTGATACGACTGGGATAACATTAACTCGCAAGTCCGAAACAACAGCTCATACGTATCAACATCAAGCGCTTGTAGACCAATTACATACATTAATCACAAATACTGATATAAACAAATTAGCGCATCTACATTTAGATGCATATCAAAAACGAGATATTATGGCAGCACATTATATTGCTAAGTCTGCTATACGTACTAAAAATTTGGATCAAATGACTAAAGCAAAATATAGATTGGAAAATATTTATTCATCACTAACTAATAATGTTCAATCCAACAGTCTTTAA
- a CDS encoding glycerophosphoryl diester phosphodiesterase membrane domain-containing protein produces the protein MKRISKDIWTVFKLLYQNKGRFSINALLLQLIMIFISSTYLILLFNMMLKVAGQSQLTINNWTEIISHPASVILLIIFILSVAFLIYVEFSLLVYMVYAGFDRQIITFKSIFQNAFVNVRKLVGVPVIFFIIYLVLMIPIANLGLSSVLTKNIYIPKFLTEELMKTTKGIIIYGTFMVAVFILNFKLIFTLPLTILNRQSLFKNMRLSWQITKRNKFRLVIEIVILEIIIGAILTLIISGATFLAIYVDEEGDKFLVSSILFVVLKSALFFYYLFTKLSLISVLVLHLKQENVLDQPGLEFKYPKPKRKSKFFIVSMLLAVTCFIGYNMYLLYNNSINQNISIIGHRGFEDKGVENSIPSLKAAAKAKVEYVELDTMMTKDKQFVVSHDNNLKRLTGINKNISESNFKDVVGLKMRQNGHEAKLVSLDAFIEAAKKENVKLLVELKSHGKEPSDYTERVIEILKKHGVEHEYRVMSLDYDIMTKLKKEAPYIKCGYIIPLQFGHFKETSLDFFVIEDFSYTPRLVNQAHMENKEVYTWTINGEEDLTKYLQTNVDGIITDDPALADDIKEAKKHETYFDRSIRILFE, from the coding sequence ATGAAGAGAATTAGTAAAGATATATGGACAGTATTTAAATTACTGTATCAAAATAAAGGGCGCTTTAGTATTAACGCCTTACTATTGCAGTTAATCATGATTTTTATTAGTAGTACATACTTAATTTTACTATTTAATATGATGTTAAAAGTAGCTGGGCAAAGCCAACTTACGATTAATAATTGGACGGAAATCATAAGTCATCCTGCCAGTGTGATACTTCTTATTATCTTCATATTAAGTGTTGCCTTTCTGATTTATGTCGAATTTTCATTATTAGTTTATATGGTTTATGCGGGCTTTGATCGACAAATTATTACGTTCAAATCGATTTTTCAAAATGCTTTTGTAAATGTGCGTAAATTAGTCGGCGTACCTGTTATTTTCTTTATTATATATTTAGTATTAATGATACCGATTGCCAATTTAGGTTTAAGTTCCGTACTGACGAAGAACATTTATATACCTAAATTTTTAACAGAAGAACTTATGAAAACGACAAAGGGGATTATCATATACGGAACCTTTATGGTTGCTGTTTTCATTTTAAACTTCAAATTAATATTCACTTTACCGCTGACGATTTTAAATAGGCAATCATTATTTAAAAATATGAGATTGAGCTGGCAAATTACGAAGCGGAATAAATTTCGATTAGTAATAGAAATTGTTATATTAGAAATCATCATTGGTGCGATTTTAACATTAATTATTTCCGGGGCAACTTTTTTAGCCATTTATGTAGATGAAGAAGGAGATAAGTTTTTAGTATCATCCATTTTATTTGTTGTACTGAAAAGCGCTTTATTCTTCTATTATTTATTTACGAAATTATCATTAATCAGTGTGTTAGTACTTCACTTAAAACAAGAAAATGTATTAGATCAACCGGGATTAGAATTTAAATACCCAAAACCAAAACGTAAGTCTAAATTTTTCATTGTATCGATGTTGTTAGCGGTGACTTGTTTTATCGGTTATAACATGTATTTGTTGTACAATAATTCAATTAATCAAAACATTTCGATTATCGGGCACCGTGGTTTTGAAGATAAAGGTGTTGAAAATTCGATTCCGTCATTGAAAGCTGCGGCTAAAGCAAAAGTTGAATATGTTGAGTTAGATACGATGATGACCAAAGATAAACAATTTGTAGTTAGTCATGATAATAATTTGAAGCGTTTAACAGGTATTAATAAAAATATCTCTGAGTCTAATTTTAAAGATGTAGTTGGATTAAAAATGCGTCAAAATGGACATGAAGCAAAACTTGTATCATTGGATGCATTTATTGAAGCGGCTAAAAAAGAAAATGTAAAGTTATTAGTAGAATTGAAGTCACACGGTAAAGAACCTAGTGATTATACAGAACGTGTAATTGAGATTCTGAAAAAGCATGGTGTTGAACATGAATATAGAGTGATGTCATTGGATTACGATATAATGACTAAATTGAAAAAAGAAGCACCATACATTAAGTGTGGTTATATCATCCCTTTACAATTTGGACATTTTAAGGAAACGTCATTAGACTTCTTTGTTATTGAAGATTTTTCATATACACCAAGGTTGGTCAATCAGGCACATATGGAAAATAAAGAAGTGTATACATGGACAATTAATGGAGAAGAAGATCTTACGAAATATTTACAAACGAACGTTGATGGTATCATTACAGATGATCCAGCATTAGCTGATGATATAAAAGAAGCTAAAAAACATGAAACATACTTCGATCGATCTATTAGAATTTTATTTGAATAG
- a CDS encoding thiolase family protein gives MQEAYIVAYGRSATAKAKQGSLFYERPDDVAAKVLQGVLRRVGGKFNNNMVEDVIVGTAFPEGLQGQNIARTIALRTGLSHFIPGQTINRYCSSGLQTIATAANQIMAGQGDILVAGGVELMSAVPMGGNEPTNNPILQFENVGASYPMGLTAENVASQYGVSREEQDTYAVQSHQRAYEAQRAGRFEDEIIPISVEYVEYTEDGVDFKEGIFEQDELIRPDTTKEALAKLPTVFKADGTVTAGTSAPLSDGAAFVVLMSGDKVKELGVKPIARFVGFKAVGVDPKIMGIGPAYAIPEVLSLSNLTIEDIDLVELNEAFASQTIASMNAVGLDSSRTNVNGGAIALGHPLGATGAILTSRLLSEMSRRPDSRYGMVTMCIGVGMGAAAIFEYIH, from the coding sequence ATGCAAGAAGCATATATTGTAGCTTATGGACGTTCAGCTACTGCAAAGGCAAAACAAGGGTCATTATTTTATGAAAGACCAGATGATGTTGCTGCTAAAGTATTACAAGGTGTGTTACGTCGTGTTGGTGGAAAGTTTAATAATAATATGGTTGAAGATGTCATTGTAGGTACTGCTTTCCCTGAAGGGTTACAAGGACAAAACATTGCAAGAACGATTGCATTACGTACAGGCTTATCGCACTTTATTCCTGGACAAACTATAAACCGTTACTGTTCATCTGGGCTACAAACTATAGCAACTGCAGCCAATCAAATTATGGCTGGCCAAGGAGATATACTCGTGGCAGGTGGCGTAGAATTAATGAGTGCTGTCCCTATGGGTGGAAACGAACCTACCAACAATCCAATATTACAATTTGAAAACGTGGGTGCGTCATATCCAATGGGACTAACAGCAGAAAACGTAGCGTCACAATATGGCGTATCTAGAGAAGAACAAGATACCTATGCTGTTCAAAGTCATCAACGCGCATATGAAGCACAACGTGCAGGTCGCTTTGAAGATGAAATCATTCCAATAAGTGTTGAATACGTTGAATACACTGAAGACGGAGTCGACTTTAAAGAAGGTATATTTGAACAAGATGAGTTAATTCGCCCTGACACAACGAAAGAGGCATTAGCTAAATTGCCGACAGTGTTTAAGGCTGACGGCACAGTTACTGCAGGTACATCTGCCCCACTATCTGATGGTGCAGCATTTGTCGTCTTAATGTCAGGAGACAAAGTAAAAGAACTAGGTGTGAAACCCATCGCTCGATTCGTTGGTTTCAAAGCTGTCGGTGTGGATCCAAAAATTATGGGTATTGGTCCTGCATATGCGATTCCTGAAGTGTTATCACTCAGCAATTTAACAATCGAAGACATCGACTTAGTAGAACTAAATGAGGCATTTGCTTCTCAAACAATCGCTTCTATGAATGCGGTAGGTCTAGATTCATCACGTACTAATGTAAATGGTGGTGCTATTGCTTTAGGTCACCCATTAGGTGCAACCGGTGCTATATTAACCTCACGTTTACTTTCTGAAATGAGTAGACGTCCCGATAGTCGCTACGGCATGGTGACAATGTGTATTGGCGTCGGTATGGGCGCAGCTGCAATATTTGAGTATATTCATTAG
- a CDS encoding 3-hydroxyacyl-CoA dehydrogenase/enoyl-CoA hydratase family protein translates to MTINKVTVLGAGTMGAQLAALFVNAGLKVKLLDIVVDENNPNLIAKKSYDKIVDKKRPLLFDLNLASNLTYGNFNDDLANDDADLYIEAVKEDIEIKHAVWQQVAHHAKEDALFATNTSGIPITAIAKAFNNTDQERFFGLHFFNPPRIMKLVELIPTSYTKHSIVSEVKSFAQNVLGKGVIVVNDVPGFVANRVGTQTMNDIMYRAEEQNLNIIDVDALTGQAIGRPKTGTYALSDLVGLDIAVSVIKGMQQVPEEAPYFHDVKVVNTLFDNGALGRKTKQGFYKKDKDTKGRLVYDKEKQDYVPVSHPQSPILNEFNKDLAHNLDVIFNAQDEAGQFLWETLRNNFYYSAINVPKATDDFRDIDRALVWGFNWKLGPFQLWDAMGFERVKSRMEDELGDLPQWINELDGSFYKQNETIEYATPVSHFVKDELWDKGDAKLSVTHDDQLLLKLQSKNNVITDEFNDALVEAIDLLENKHYTSMVIYADGNNFSVGANLFLMKKAHEEGLVDDVVAQSIDKLHYSFNRLKYSLKPIVTAVQGRALGGGCELVLYSPIVVAASETYIGLVEAGVGLLPSGGGLAEMADRILHTSHKFDDKQASMTKVLTNIAFAKVSTNAFEARRYGYLRDTDTIIFNTAQRVEVALKRAKYEAETNYIPKPKYKYIGLGENYKVLIEGQLDAQRLGHFISNYDYHIALEIAYVLSGGELLRNTYINQRYIQKLEKISFIELLKSKKTYDRIKHMLETGKPLRN, encoded by the coding sequence ATGACAATTAATAAAGTAACAGTTCTTGGTGCAGGTACGATGGGTGCACAACTTGCAGCACTTTTTGTAAATGCAGGTCTAAAAGTAAAATTATTAGATATTGTAGTCGACGAAAATAATCCAAATCTTATTGCAAAAAAATCGTATGATAAAATCGTAGACAAAAAACGACCACTTCTATTTGACTTAAATTTAGCAAGTAATTTAACATATGGTAATTTTAACGATGACTTAGCTAATGATGATGCTGACTTATATATCGAAGCAGTTAAAGAAGACATTGAAATCAAACATGCGGTATGGCAACAAGTCGCTCATCATGCTAAAGAAGATGCTTTATTTGCTACTAATACATCAGGCATACCAATTACAGCAATTGCAAAAGCATTTAACAACACGGATCAAGAACGATTCTTTGGACTACATTTCTTTAACCCACCACGCATTATGAAATTAGTAGAGCTAATACCTACATCATATACGAAACACTCTATCGTATCAGAGGTAAAATCTTTTGCGCAAAATGTATTAGGCAAAGGTGTCATCGTTGTTAATGATGTACCAGGATTTGTTGCAAATAGAGTCGGTACACAAACGATGAATGATATTATGTATCGCGCAGAAGAGCAAAATTTAAACATTATAGATGTGGATGCTTTAACTGGTCAAGCTATTGGTCGTCCTAAAACTGGCACATATGCCCTATCTGACCTAGTCGGATTAGATATTGCAGTATCTGTAATTAAAGGTATGCAACAAGTCCCTGAGGAAGCACCCTACTTCCACGATGTTAAAGTTGTAAATACATTGTTTGACAATGGTGCACTAGGTCGTAAAACGAAGCAAGGATTTTATAAAAAAGATAAAGATACTAAAGGACGTCTTGTTTACGATAAAGAAAAGCAAGATTATGTTCCTGTATCACATCCACAATCACCTATTTTAAATGAATTTAATAAAGATTTAGCGCATAACCTTGATGTCATTTTTAATGCACAAGATGAAGCAGGACAATTTTTATGGGAGACCTTACGTAATAACTTCTATTATTCTGCCATCAATGTACCTAAAGCTACCGATGACTTCCGTGACATTGACCGCGCACTTGTTTGGGGATTTAACTGGAAGCTTGGACCTTTCCAATTATGGGATGCGATGGGATTTGAACGTGTTAAATCGCGCATGGAAGATGAACTTGGCGACTTACCACAATGGATTAATGAATTAGACGGTAGCTTTTATAAACAGAATGAAACGATTGAATATGCAACACCTGTATCTCACTTTGTAAAAGATGAACTTTGGGATAAAGGTGATGCTAAACTTTCTGTAACTCACGACGATCAACTTTTACTAAAATTACAGAGTAAAAATAATGTCATTACCGATGAATTTAATGATGCTTTAGTTGAGGCGATTGATTTGCTGGAAAACAAACATTATACGAGTATGGTTATTTATGCTGATGGTAATAATTTCAGCGTAGGTGCTAACCTCTTCTTAATGAAAAAGGCGCATGAAGAAGGTCTTGTGGATGATGTCGTTGCACAATCAATTGATAAATTACATTATAGCTTTAATCGTTTGAAGTATAGCTTAAAGCCAATCGTCACAGCTGTACAAGGTCGTGCCCTAGGTGGTGGATGTGAGCTTGTACTTTACTCGCCTATCGTTGTAGCAGCAAGTGAAACGTATATTGGCCTTGTTGAAGCGGGCGTTGGTTTATTACCAAGTGGTGGTGGACTTGCAGAAATGGCAGATCGCATTTTACACACATCACATAAATTTGATGATAAACAAGCTTCAATGACTAAAGTACTGACAAACATCGCATTTGCAAAAGTATCTACTAATGCATTTGAGGCTCGCCGTTATGGCTATTTACGTGATACAGATACGATTATTTTCAACACAGCACAACGTGTCGAAGTTGCACTTAAACGCGCGAAATATGAGGCAGAAACAAACTATATACCTAAACCAAAATACAAATATATCGGTTTAGGAGAAAATTACAAAGTATTAATTGAAGGACAATTAGACGCGCAAAGACTAGGTCATTTTATTAGTAATTACGATTATCATATTGCCTTAGAAATTGCATATGTTTTATCTGGTGGCGAACTACTTCGTAACACATATATTAATCAACGCTATATCCAAAAATTAGAGAAAATCAGTTTTATTGAGTTACTAAAATCTAAAAAAACATACGACAGAATTAAGCATATGTTAGAAACTGGTAAGCCATTACGTAATTAA
- the coa gene encoding staphylocoagulase, whose translation MKKQIISLGALAVASSLFTWDNKADAIVGKDYSKESRVKEESKNDSPISNAYYWGVVKNLETQFAEAVDLLEDYQYGEKEYKNAKDKLMTRILGEDQYLLKKKIDEYNLYKEWYKKFKEKKPNDNSKMTSFDNYNLYNFTMKEYNDIRLSLKEAVDQFRKDVDNIQSQKVGLKSYSKDEEDKATDDVYSLVCEVDTLFASYYGHDKYDQNAKELRAKLDLILGDKDNPHKISNERIKKEMMDDLNSIIDDFFMETNQNRPKTITKFDWDKHNYRNKPENKTNFDALVKETREAVEKADESWKTKTVKSYGETETKSPVAKEEKKVEDSQSPKVDNQQEVKTTVDKTEEATLPVAQPLVKIPGGTITGETVKGPDYLTMENKTLQGEIVKGPEYPTMEQSSSSLSDNYTQPSVTLPTITGESKVTNPVESTLKGIEGNSSKLEIKTQGTESTLKGIQGDSTKLEIKPQVTESTEATQYPARPQFNKTPKYVKYRDAGTGIREYNDGTFGYEARPRFNKPAETNAYNVTTHANGQVTYGARPTTKKPAETNAYNVTTHANGQVSYGARPTTKKPAETNAYNVTTHADGQVSYGARPTTKKPAETNAYNVTAHANGTVSYGARPTQNKPSKTNAYNVTTHADGTATYGPRVTK comes from the coding sequence ATGAAAAAGCAAATAATTTCGCTAGGCGCATTAGCAGTTGCATCTAGCTTATTTACATGGGATAACAAAGCGGATGCGATAGTGGGTAAAGACTATAGTAAAGAATCAAGGGTGAAAGAAGAGAGCAAAAATGATTCGCCAATTTCAAATGCCTATTATTGGGGAGTAGTGAAAAATCTAGAAACTCAATTTGCTGAAGCAGTTGATTTATTAGAAGACTACCAATATGGCGAAAAAGAGTATAAAAATGCTAAAGATAAACTGATGACAAGAATTTTGGGTGAAGATCAGTATTTATTAAAGAAAAAAATTGATGAGTATAATTTATATAAAGAATGGTATAAAAAGTTTAAAGAGAAAAAACCTAATGATAATTCAAAAATGACTTCTTTCGATAATTATAATTTATATAATTTTACAATGAAAGAATATAATGATATTAGGCTTTCTTTAAAAGAGGCAGTAGATCAATTCCGTAAAGATGTGGACAATATACAATCACAAAAGGTAGGACTAAAATCATATAGTAAAGATGAAGAAGATAAAGCCACAGATGATGTTTATAGCCTTGTGTGCGAAGTTGATACACTATTTGCATCTTACTATGGACATGACAAATATGATCAAAATGCTAAAGAATTACGTGCTAAATTAGATTTAATACTTGGTGATAAAGACAATCCACATAAGATTAGTAACGAGCGAATTAAAAAAGAAATGATGGATGATTTAAATTCAATTATTGATGATTTCTTTATGGAGACTAATCAAAACAGGCCAAAAACTATAACGAAATTTGATTGGGATAAGCATAATTATAGAAATAAGCCAGAAAACAAGACAAATTTTGATGCTTTAGTTAAAGAAACAAGAGAAGCGGTTGAAAAAGCAGACGAATCTTGGAAAACTAAAACTGTCAAAAGTTATGGTGAAACTGAAACAAAATCGCCAGTAGCAAAAGAAGAGAAAAAAGTTGAAGATTCTCAATCGCCTAAAGTTGATAACCAACAAGAAGTTAAAACTACAGTTGATAAAACTGAGGAAGCAACATTACCAGTTGCACAACCTCTTGTTAAGATTCCAGGAGGAACAATTACTGGCGAAACTGTAAAAGGTCCAGACTATCTAACTATGGAAAATAAAACGTTACAAGGTGAAATAGTAAAAGGACCAGAATATCCAACAATGGAGCAAAGTTCTTCTTCTTTAAGTGATAATTATACACAACCGTCTGTTACTTTACCTACAATTACAGGTGAATCTAAAGTAACAAACCCTGTTGAATCAACTTTAAAAGGTATTGAAGGCAACTCATCTAAACTTGAAATAAAAACACAAGGTACTGAATCAACGTTGAAAGGTATCCAAGGAGACTCAACTAAACTAGAGATTAAACCTCAAGTAACTGAATCAACAGAAGCTACACAATATCCAGCAAGACCACAATTTAACAAAACACCTAAGTATGTTAAATATAGAGATGCTGGCACTGGTATCCGTGAATATAATGATGGAACATTTGGATATGAAGCAAGACCTAGATTTAACAAACCGGCAGAGACAAACGCATATAACGTAACAACGCATGCGAATGGTCAAGTAACATACGGAGCGCGCCCAACAACTAAGAAACCGGCAGAGACAAATGCATACAACGTAACAACACATGCAAACGGCCAAGTGTCGTACGGCGCACGCCCAACAACTAAGAAACCAGCAGAGACAAACGCATACAACGTAACAACGCATGCAGACGGCCAAGTGTCATATGGAGCACGTCCAACAACTAAGAAACCAGCAGAGACAAACGCATACAACGTAACGGCACATGCAAATGGCACAGTGTCATATGGAGCACGCCCGACACAAAACAAACCAAGCAAAACCAACGCATATAACGTAACAACACATGCAGATGGTACTGCAACTTATGGACCTAGAGTAACAAAATAA